Proteins from a genomic interval of Coregonus clupeaformis isolate EN_2021a chromosome 4, ASM2061545v1, whole genome shotgun sequence:
- the LOC121548386 gene encoding rap guanine nucleotide exchange factor 4-like, with protein MVAAHTSGHSSASADWIICLDKRPAERSGEDVEIILARLKCVKAFERFHPSLLQQICLCGFYDCLERGITLYRQGDIGTSWYAVISGSLDVKVSETANHQDAVTICTLGIGTAFGESILDNTPRHATIVTREFSELLRIDQREFKSLWEPYRKALVSELVRIGGVTLSKGPCLSCPG; from the exons ATGGTAGCAGCGCACACCTCTGGCCATTCCTCTGCGTCTGCAGATTGGATTATTTGCCTTGATAAAAG ACCTGCTGAGCGCTCTGGGGAAGATGTGGAGATCATCCTGGCCAGGCTGAAATGTGTGAAGGCCTTTGAGCGGTTCCACCCTAGCCTTCTACAGCAGATATGCCTGTGTGGATTCTACGACTGTCTAGAGAGGGGTATCACAT TATACCGGCAAGGAGATATTGGTACCAGCTGGTATGCTGTCATCTCTGGCTCACTTGATGTGAAAGTGTCAGAGACAGCAAATCATCAG GATGCTGTCACGATCTGCACTCTGGGTATTGGGACAGCATTTGGGGAGTCGATCCTGGATAATACCCCTCGGCATGCCACCATTGTCACCCGGGAATTCAGTGAACTCCTCCGCATCGACCAGAGGGAGTTTAAGTCTCTGTGGGAG CCCTACAGGAAGGCACTAGTGAGTGAGTTGGTCAGGATAGGAGGTGTCACACTGTCCAAAGgcccctgtctgtcctgtcctggttga